Proteins encoded by one window of Bacteroidota bacterium:
- a CDS encoding M23 family metallopeptidase, whose protein sequence is MAKGNKKTNLWLEKLRTKYKLVLMHDKTFEVQTSLRLSLLNVIILFSTLLVLVGMIVYLAIVFTPLKNLVVGYSEVNTTRQITKNNRTTDSMLLSLKAYDIYFANLQKRLSGEIDTIVPLDSIEKKDYSNIQIGEASETDKMLRDQVSQEDLFNLSLADPREVTSDQNLESLHFFPPVKGSVTSEFSSREKHYGIDIVAPENTPVKACLSGVVIDSYWSLESGNVIILQHDHGLISFYKHNSQILKKTGNSVKAGDVIAVIGNTGELSSGPHLHFELWHQKNPINPKDYINFN, encoded by the coding sequence ATGGCGAAAGGTAACAAAAAAACCAATCTTTGGTTGGAGAAATTGCGCACTAAATACAAGTTAGTGCTCATGCACGACAAGACTTTTGAGGTGCAAACCTCTTTGCGCCTGAGCTTGTTGAATGTGATCATACTTTTCAGCACTTTATTGGTTTTGGTGGGGATGATCGTATATCTCGCCATTGTTTTCACTCCCCTGAAAAATCTGGTGGTGGGTTATAGCGAGGTAAATACCACCCGTCAGATCACCAAAAACAACAGGACTACCGATTCCATGCTGCTTTCGCTCAAGGCTTACGATATCTATTTCGCGAACCTGCAAAAACGATTAAGTGGTGAAATTGATACTATTGTGCCCTTGGATAGCATCGAAAAGAAGGATTATTCCAACATTCAGATAGGGGAAGCCTCCGAAACGGATAAAATGTTACGTGATCAGGTGTCGCAGGAGGACCTATTTAATCTTAGTCTTGCCGATCCCAGGGAGGTTACGAGCGATCAGAATCTGGAATCATTGCACTTTTTTCCTCCTGTGAAGGGTTCTGTCACTTCCGAATTCAGTTCGAGAGAGAAACATTACGGAATTGATATCGTGGCGCCCGAAAACACTCCGGTAAAGGCTTGTCTTAGTGGGGTTGTTATCGATAGTTATTGGAGTCTCGAAAGCGGAAACGTGATCATACTTCAACATGACCATGGACTTATCTCCTTTTATAAACACAATTCTCAGATACTTAAAAAAACGGGAAACTCGGTGAAAGCCGGTGATGTTATAGCTGTAATTGGAAATACCGGTGAGTTGAGTAGCGGTCCGCACCTGCATTTTGAACTTTGGCATCAAAAAAATCCTATAAATCCAAAAGATTATATTAACTTCAACTAA
- a CDS encoding polymer-forming cytoskeletal protein: MFGNKNSTTQSAPNSFISNRINLGTIVEGTIESDGDLRIEGTIRGTLRTKAKVAVGPTGLIEGDVHCKSADIEGRITGDIEVSEVLTLKSSSIVEGNIYTAKIVIENGAHFDGICNMGAKETKIVDARPQYQEATI; this comes from the coding sequence ATGTTTGGGAATAAAAATTCAACAACCCAGTCTGCACCCAACTCTTTTATTTCAAACAGGATCAATCTAGGAACTATTGTGGAAGGAACAATAGAAAGTGACGGCGACCTCAGGATTGAGGGCACCATACGCGGAACTTTGCGCACAAAAGCAAAGGTGGCAGTTGGGCCTACCGGATTGATCGAGGGTGATGTGCATTGTAAAAGTGCGGATATTGAGGGTAGAATTACGGGCGATATTGAGGTAAGCGAGGTATTAACGTTAAAATCTTCCTCCATTGTTGAAGGAAATATTTATACTGCAAAGATTGTTATTGAAAATGGAGCTCATTTCGACGGCATATGCAATATGGGTGCTAAAGAAACTAAAATAGTAGATGCCAGACCGCAATACCAGGAAGCCACGATTTGA
- a CDS encoding AtpZ/AtpI family protein, which produces MAFQLFAGIFIGVWGGIKLDALLNTKPWFTVILSLLGVAAGMYAVLKDFIKPNKK; this is translated from the coding sequence ATGGCATTTCAGCTATTTGCAGGAATATTTATTGGCGTGTGGGGCGGAATTAAATTAGACGCTTTGCTGAACACAAAACCGTGGTTTACGGTTATACTTTCATTATTGGGAGTAGCCGCAGGTATGTACGCCGTGCTCAAAGATTTTATTAAGCCGAATAAAAAATGA
- a CDS encoding T9SS type A sorting domain-containing protein produces MRIIYFIIIVFSLFLIATANAQSAPLLNFERDVIKSEQNIASAKLTVFNAAPTDNYDLKYVRCEWNISPDTLTISGAITSYFTILENSDLIYFDASDSLIIDSVIYHNDELIFQHLNNEIEISLPESLTTGIFDSICVYYHGTPVSSGFGSFEITPHETGNTIWTLSEPYGASDWWPCKQTITDKIDSADILVTTPSAYRSGGPGLLINEIVDGDFTTYHWRTKYPMATYLIGISVSNFEVYSFYAPHHEDSVLFYNLIYPETFESAVPSIDLIVPSFELFSDIYSDYPYPDEKYGHMQFGWGGGMEHQTMSSVSNFNYELLVHEMAHQWFGDKITCGTWRDIWLNEGFATYSTWLSFDFSEDPNNYFEAWLTGTRNSIISKPDGSVWVDDTTTTARIFDGRLTYYKGAWLLHMLRWELGDSIFFKAIKNYITDPELIYNFAVTDDLKKHLESEGDTMLTQYFNDWFYGQGYPTYYLLWNQDENDLLKIALNQTTSDASVDFFEMKVPVRLYGENDSLDVVLEHKKIGQLFQFEVPFEITGIVLDPDIKLLHANDIITHTELPDGPLQLITYPNPADTELNIQMFNIRLSDYSVELYNNASQIVYSTHTRLDDTRGLLKIDISQLAPGPYVLSVKDDVNDIVVKLIIK; encoded by the coding sequence ATGAGAATAATATATTTTATCATAATTGTGTTCTCTCTTTTTTTAATTGCGACTGCAAATGCACAGTCTGCTCCATTGTTAAATTTCGAGCGCGATGTGATTAAGTCTGAACAGAATATTGCATCGGCTAAACTCACTGTATTTAATGCTGCCCCAACCGATAATTATGATCTTAAATATGTGCGTTGCGAGTGGAATATTTCCCCCGACACACTAACTATTTCAGGCGCAATAACTTCCTATTTTACAATATTGGAAAATAGTGATCTGATCTATTTTGATGCAAGTGATTCACTTATTATTGACTCAGTTATTTATCATAACGACGAACTTATTTTTCAACACCTAAATAATGAAATTGAAATATCACTCCCTGAATCATTAACTACAGGAATTTTTGATTCAATTTGTGTTTATTATCACGGTACACCTGTTTCTTCAGGCTTCGGTTCCTTTGAAATTACGCCACATGAAACAGGTAATACCATTTGGACATTATCAGAACCATACGGAGCAAGCGATTGGTGGCCTTGTAAGCAAACAATTACCGATAAGATCGATTCCGCTGATATTTTGGTAACCACTCCTTCGGCCTATAGATCGGGAGGGCCCGGTTTATTAATTAATGAAATTGTGGATGGAGATTTTACTACATATCATTGGAGAACTAAATATCCAATGGCAACTTATTTGATTGGAATATCAGTTAGTAATTTTGAAGTGTATTCTTTTTATGCTCCTCATCATGAAGATTCTGTTTTATTTTATAATTTAATTTATCCGGAAACATTTGAATCCGCTGTTCCGTCAATAGATTTAATTGTACCTTCCTTTGAATTGTTTTCCGATATTTATTCCGATTATCCCTATCCCGATGAAAAATATGGCCATATGCAATTTGGTTGGGGTGGAGGAATGGAACATCAGACTATGAGTTCAGTTTCTAATTTTAATTACGAATTGCTTGTGCATGAAATGGCACACCAATGGTTTGGTGATAAAATTACTTGCGGCACCTGGAGAGATATCTGGTTGAATGAAGGTTTTGCTACCTATAGTACATGGTTGAGTTTCGATTTTTCTGAAGACCCAAATAACTATTTTGAAGCATGGCTTACCGGAACCAGAAATTCCATTATTTCAAAACCAGATGGATCTGTTTGGGTAGATGATACTACCACTACGGCCAGAATATTTGATGGAAGATTAACGTATTATAAAGGTGCCTGGTTATTACACATGCTAAGATGGGAATTAGGTGATTCTATATTTTTTAAAGCTATAAAAAATTATATTACAGATCCTGAATTGATCTACAATTTTGCAGTAACAGATGATTTGAAAAAACATTTGGAGTCTGAAGGTGATACAATGCTCACTCAATATTTTAATGATTGGTTTTACGGACAGGGATACCCAACATATTATTTATTATGGAACCAGGATGAAAATGATCTTTTGAAAATAGCATTGAACCAAACAACCTCCGATGCTTCCGTAGATTTTTTTGAAATGAAAGTTCCCGTGCGGTTATATGGTGAAAACGATTCGCTTGATGTTGTTTTGGAGCATAAAAAAATAGGTCAGTTATTCCAATTTGAAGTGCCTTTTGAAATTACAGGTATTGTATTGGATCCTGATATTAAATTATTGCACGCCAATGATATTATTACACATACGGAATTGCCTGACGGCCCTTTACAATTGATAACGTATCCGAATCCTGCTGATACAGAATTAAATATTCAAATGTTCAACATACGTCTTAGTGATTATTCGGTTGAATTATATAATAATGCTTCTCAAATTGTATACAGCACCCATACTCGTCTTGATGATACACGTGGTCTCCTTAAAATTGATATTTCTCAACTTGCTCCCGGGCCTTATGTATTATCGGTGAAGGATGATGTTAATGATATTGTAGTGAAACTTATCATTAAATAG
- the purT gene encoding formate-dependent phosphoribosylglycinamide formyltransferase, with amino-acid sequence MKKILLLGSGELGKEFVIACKRLGEYVIAVDSYNNAPAQQVADEREVINMLDGDALDAIVKKHKPDIIVPEIEAIRTERFYEYEKWNIQVVPSARAANFTMNRKAIRDLAAIELGVKTAKYAYATSLEELKRAVAEIGIPCVIKPLMSSSGKGQSTIKSESDIEKSWNYSQEAKRGDIAEVIVEEFISFDSEITLLTVTQKNGPTLFCAPIGHRQERGDYQESWQPALISSEHIKEAQEIAKKVTEALTGAGIWGVEFFLSAKNGVYFSELSPRPHDTGMVTLAETQNLNEFELHARAVLGLPIPEIELLKIGASAVILAPEEMQKFTFEGIEKVLESSQTDIRIFGKQTTRKYRRMGVVLVNGNLGGDVNQVKEKAMDLAKLVSLKKMD; translated from the coding sequence ATGAAAAAGATACTATTGTTAGGAAGTGGTGAATTGGGAAAAGAGTTCGTAATCGCATGCAAAAGATTAGGTGAATATGTGATTGCAGTTGACTCCTATAACAACGCACCTGCACAACAAGTTGCCGATGAAAGAGAAGTTATTAATATGTTGGATGGAGATGCATTGGATGCAATTGTAAAAAAACACAAACCGGATATTATTGTTCCTGAAATAGAAGCAATAAGAACGGAACGATTTTATGAATATGAAAAATGGAATATTCAGGTTGTTCCCAGTGCACGTGCGGCAAATTTCACCATGAACAGAAAAGCGATCAGAGATCTTGCTGCGATAGAATTGGGTGTTAAAACTGCAAAATATGCTTATGCTACAAGTTTGGAGGAATTAAAAAGGGCAGTTGCAGAAATTGGAATTCCTTGTGTTATTAAACCGTTGATGAGTTCCAGTGGTAAAGGACAATCTACCATTAAATCGGAATCGGATATTGAAAAAAGCTGGAATTATTCGCAGGAAGCAAAACGCGGGGATATAGCAGAAGTGATAGTTGAAGAATTTATTTCATTTGATTCAGAAATTACTTTATTAACAGTGACGCAAAAAAACGGTCCCACTTTATTTTGTGCACCAATTGGACATCGACAGGAGCGGGGTGATTATCAGGAAAGTTGGCAACCTGCATTAATTTCTTCCGAACATATTAAAGAAGCACAGGAAATTGCAAAAAAGGTTACAGAAGCATTAACAGGTGCCGGAATTTGGGGAGTGGAATTTTTCCTAAGCGCAAAAAATGGTGTGTATTTTTCAGAGTTGAGTCCGCGCCCTCACGATACCGGAATGGTTACACTTGCTGAGACACAAAATTTAAATGAATTTGAATTACATGCCCGTGCAGTTTTGGGATTGCCTATACCGGAAATTGAATTATTAAAAATTGGAGCTAGTGCAGTAATTCTTGCTCCGGAAGAAATGCAAAAATTCACATTTGAAGGAATTGAAAAAGTTTTGGAGAGTTCGCAAACAGATATCCGTATCTTCGGTAAACAAACTACAAGAAAATATCGGCGTATGGGAGTAGTGTTGGTAAATGGAAATTTAGGAGGAGATGTGAATCAGGTAAAAGAAAAAGCTATGGATCTGGCGAAATTAGTGAGCTTAAAAAAAATGGATTAA
- a CDS encoding OmpA family protein, which yields MKIFTAIFFLLLIQHSFCQSNFYKTSVYFETDKFNLDFADSSILKTVIDSIAGYKTYKLLIRGNTDSDADSVYNLQLSQKRCTSVNQYLLLNSIPEKNITTNWYGENKPIAENETEEGKQRNRRVDIIISGIVRKSILDEIFPEETSTTTIADFYKKSKRDLQEFCIDPTKDTIIICEYGTIVYIKGNTIIYNAKSTDCVIIQVKEEYLKSDMILDNITTMSGDKILESQGMVYVQAVQGDKKLNLKSKTDYLVMTPTDTIVPGLKVFTGEEIHDQINWTVNNNSQLNDFTLEQVIGCGAFLCGGVYPGCSRCKYAFNKSDYFFCRCRRLDEGFRGIFNSAQHQQNKRFRECQRKLRRDARETRKFERRIKNGNVNLNVNINADSIINSRPTYNENSCQWMYDMFVKYGVDNIKDLVYAINKPLLDKYGATTMEELAILMEQEKINTIEMNYGNKSIAFDDFSYYIYNTSNFGWSNLDDFKTIRNPVDLKVNIRPNEFTDCKLVFINSRSVFPGTPDKKNYVFKGIPKGEEVWIVAIQYRDQVPYLGMQKIKTENKTFEIIMSEYTLEELKMELKKLDEK from the coding sequence ATGAAAATATTTACAGCTATTTTTTTCCTATTGCTAATTCAGCATTCATTCTGCCAATCTAATTTTTATAAAACATCTGTTTACTTTGAAACTGATAAATTTAATCTGGATTTTGCAGATAGCAGTATACTAAAAACTGTGATTGATTCTATTGCGGGTTATAAGACCTATAAATTGTTGATACGCGGCAATACAGATTCAGATGCAGATAGTGTATATAATTTGCAATTATCACAAAAAAGGTGCACAAGTGTTAATCAGTATTTATTATTAAATTCCATACCGGAAAAAAATATCACCACCAATTGGTATGGTGAAAATAAACCCATTGCAGAAAATGAAACTGAAGAAGGAAAACAAAGAAACCGACGTGTAGATATTATTATTTCCGGAATTGTCAGAAAATCAATTTTAGATGAAATTTTTCCGGAAGAAACTTCCACAACAACTATCGCAGATTTTTATAAAAAAAGCAAACGCGATTTACAGGAATTTTGCATAGATCCTACAAAGGATACCATAATAATATGTGAGTATGGGACTATCGTTTATATCAAAGGAAATACTATTATTTATAATGCAAAATCAACTGATTGCGTAATTATACAGGTAAAGGAAGAATATTTAAAATCGGACATGATATTGGATAACATCACAACCATGTCGGGTGATAAAATTTTAGAATCGCAGGGGATGGTATATGTACAGGCAGTTCAGGGCGATAAAAAATTAAACCTTAAGTCCAAAACAGATTATCTGGTGATGACTCCAACTGATACCATCGTTCCTGGTTTAAAAGTTTTCACCGGTGAAGAGATACACGATCAAATTAACTGGACAGTAAATAATAATAGTCAATTAAATGATTTCACATTAGAGCAAGTTATTGGTTGTGGTGCTTTTTTATGTGGAGGAGTTTATCCCGGTTGCAGCAGGTGTAAATATGCGTTTAACAAATCGGATTATTTTTTCTGCAGGTGCAGGAGACTTGATGAAGGGTTTAGAGGAATATTTAATTCCGCACAACATCAACAAAATAAAAGATTCAGAGAATGCCAACGAAAACTTCGCCGGGATGCGCGTGAAACAAGAAAATTTGAACGAAGGATCAAAAACGGCAATGTAAATCTGAATGTCAATATAAATGCAGATTCCATTATCAACAGCAGACCCACATATAACGAAAACAGTTGTCAATGGATGTATGATATGTTTGTTAAATATGGAGTTGATAATATAAAAGACCTTGTATATGCTATAAATAAACCACTGCTTGATAAATATGGTGCAACTACCATGGAGGAATTAGCTATATTAATGGAGCAGGAAAAAATTAATACAATAGAAATGAATTATGGAAATAAGTCCATTGCATTTGATGATTTCAGTTATTATATATATAATACATCAAATTTCGGATGGAGTAATTTAGATGATTTTAAAACTATAAGAAATCCTGTAGATTTGAAAGTTAATATTAGACCTAATGAATTTACCGATTGCAAGTTAGTATTTATAAACAGCAGGAGTGTATTTCCCGGAACCCCCGATAAAAAAAATTATGTATTTAAAGGCATTCCCAAAGGTGAGGAAGTTTGGATAGTTGCCATTCAATACCGCGATCAGGTTCCCTACCTTGGAATGCAAAAAATCAAGACAGAAAATAAAACATTTGAAATTATAATGTCAGAATATACTCTCGAAGAACTTAAGATGGAGTTGAAAAAGTTAGATGAAAAATAG
- the accC gene encoding acetyl-CoA carboxylase biotin carboxylase subunit, with translation MFKKILIANRGEIALRVIRTAKEMGIKTVAVYSTADKESLPVRFADEAVCIGPPSSKESYLSIPKIMAAAEITNADAIHPGYGFLSENATFSEICTKYGIKFIGPTADQIRKMGDKITAKETMKKAGVPVIPGSEGLLKDVAEAKKLAKKIGYPVIMKATAGGGGKGMRIVWKEDEVESAFDTASMEAKASFNNDGLYMEKYIEEPRHIEIQIAGDQYGRACHLSERDCSIQRRHQKLVEESPSPFLDEKLRKKMGDAAVKAAESIKYEGVGTIEFLVDKHKNFYFMEMNTRIQVEHTVTEEVVDFDLIKEQIKIATGEKISGKNYFPLLHAMECRINAEDPTRNFSPSPGKITSFHSPKGHGVRVDTAVYAGYTIPPYYDSMIAKLICKARTREEVILKMQRALDEFIVEGIKTTIPFHKKLMRDPKFRAGVFDTSFMNGFDLSDLE, from the coding sequence ATGTTCAAAAAAATACTAATAGCAAATCGCGGCGAAATAGCTTTAAGGGTTATTAGAACAGCAAAAGAAATGGGAATTAAAACCGTTGCTGTTTATTCCACTGCCGATAAAGAAAGTTTGCCTGTACGTTTTGCCGATGAAGCAGTTTGTATAGGACCTCCATCTTCCAAAGAATCGTATTTAAGTATTCCGAAAATTATGGCCGCTGCGGAAATTACCAATGCGGATGCCATACATCCTGGTTATGGTTTTTTAAGTGAGAATGCAACTTTTTCTGAGATATGCACCAAATACGGAATTAAATTTATTGGACCTACCGCTGATCAGATCCGCAAAATGGGCGATAAGATCACAGCGAAGGAAACCATGAAAAAAGCAGGTGTTCCTGTAATTCCAGGAAGTGAAGGATTATTAAAAGATGTGGCTGAAGCTAAAAAATTAGCCAAAAAAATAGGATATCCGGTTATCATGAAAGCTACTGCCGGTGGTGGTGGAAAAGGAATGCGTATTGTTTGGAAAGAGGATGAAGTGGAAAGTGCATTTGATACCGCAAGCATGGAAGCAAAAGCATCATTTAATAATGATGGTTTATATATGGAAAAATATATTGAGGAACCACGTCATATCGAAATTCAGATAGCGGGTGATCAATATGGAAGAGCTTGTCATTTAAGTGAAAGAGACTGTTCCATACAAAGAAGACATCAAAAATTAGTTGAAGAAAGTCCTTCACCATTTCTTGATGAGAAGCTGAGAAAAAAAATGGGTGATGCAGCGGTTAAAGCTGCAGAAAGTATTAAATATGAAGGTGTAGGAACAATAGAATTTCTTGTTGACAAACACAAGAATTTTTATTTCATGGAAATGAATACACGTATTCAGGTTGAACATACTGTTACGGAAGAAGTGGTAGATTTCGATTTAATTAAAGAACAAATTAAAATTGCAACGGGAGAAAAAATTTCCGGAAAAAATTATTTCCCGTTATTACACGCAATGGAATGCAGAATAAATGCGGAGGATCCCACAAGAAATTTTTCTCCGAGTCCGGGTAAAATAACCAGTTTCCATTCTCCGAAAGGACATGGAGTTCGTGTAGATACTGCTGTGTATGCAGGCTATACCATCCCACCTTATTACGATAGCATGATCGCTAAATTAATTTGCAAGGCGCGCACACGTGAAGAAGTAATATTAAAAATGCAAAGAGCCTTAGATGAATTTATTGTAGAGGGAATTAAAACAACCATTCCTTTCCACAAAAAGCTCATGCGTGATCCAAAATTCAGGGCTGGGGTATTTGATACAAGCTTTATGAATGGGTTTGATCTGAGTGATCTGGAGTGA
- the accB gene encoding acetyl-CoA carboxylase biotin carboxyl carrier protein yields MDFKEIQELIRMVNKNNIAELTIENQDFRIKIKTALASSGVMQVPMMMQQPQMQQVAQTQQITAEKTTQSTSEESKSEAVAAENTMTIKSPIVGTFYRSPGPDKDVFVKVGDEISVGSKLCIIEAMKLFNEIESEVSGKIAKILVDDASPVEYDQPLFLIETK; encoded by the coding sequence ATGGACTTTAAAGAAATTCAGGAGTTAATCAGGATGGTTAATAAAAATAACATCGCTGAACTCACTATCGAAAATCAAGATTTTCGCATTAAAATTAAAACTGCCTTAGCTTCTTCCGGAGTTATGCAAGTTCCGATGATGATGCAACAACCGCAGATGCAACAAGTTGCACAAACGCAACAAATAACTGCAGAAAAAACTACGCAAAGCACATCAGAAGAATCAAAATCTGAAGCAGTTGCAGCAGAAAATACAATGACAATTAAATCACCGATCGTTGGAACATTTTATCGTTCTCCCGGACCTGATAAAGATGTTTTTGTGAAAGTTGGTGATGAAATTTCCGTTGGTTCAAAATTATGTATCATTGAAGCAATGAAACTATTCAACGAAATTGAAAGTGAAGTTTCGGGTAAGATCGCAAAAATTCTTGTGGATGATGCAAGTCCCGTGGAATATGATCAACCATTGTTTTTAATTGAGACCAAATAA
- the efp gene encoding elongation factor P, whose product MANTADIRKGLCIDFNNDVWQVVDFQHVKPGKGNAFVRTKIKSLTTGKVLENTFPSGATINTVRVERRTFQYLYKDETGYSFMNQETFDQVTLDEAMVEGKEFFKEGQEIDILFHAETEKPLFCELPAHIILEVTFAEQSVKGNTATNAFKNATLETGASIMVPMFVNSGDVIKIDTRSFEYVERVK is encoded by the coding sequence ATGGCAAATACAGCAGATATTCGAAAAGGACTTTGCATCGACTTTAACAATGATGTTTGGCAGGTGGTTGATTTTCAGCATGTGAAACCGGGTAAAGGCAATGCCTTTGTGCGCACGAAGATCAAAAGTTTAACAACGGGTAAGGTTTTGGAAAATACCTTTCCATCAGGCGCTACTATCAATACTGTAAGAGTTGAACGTCGCACATTTCAATATTTATACAAGGATGAAACCGGTTATAGTTTCATGAATCAGGAAACTTTCGACCAGGTTACCTTGGATGAGGCAATGGTGGAAGGAAAGGAATTTTTTAAGGAAGGTCAGGAGATAGATATTTTATTTCATGCTGAAACGGAAAAACCTTTGTTCTGTGAGTTACCTGCACATATCATTTTAGAAGTTACATTTGCAGAGCAGAGTGTGAAAGGCAATACTGCAACAAATGCATTTAAAAATGCAACATTGGAAACCGGAGCAAGTATTATGGTTCCTATGTTTGTTAATTCGGGTGATGTAATTAAAATTGACACCCGCTCATTTGAATATGTTGAACGTGTAAAATAA
- a CDS encoding ketoacyl-ACP synthase III, which yields MNKPLAAITGVYGYVPEYRLTNAELEKMVDTSDEWIMSRTGIKERRILKGEGLATSDMAVEAVKGLLEKKGLKATDIEMLIVATTTPDMAFPATANIVCDKLGCGHILSYDISAACSGFLYALTTGAKFIETGTYKRVVIVGADKMSSIINYNDRTTCVIFGDGAGAVMLEPSEDGTGIIDSILRSDGSGRHYLHQKAGGSLKPASHETVDSNEHTVYQEGKTVFKFAVKNMADVSEEIMKRNNLVSEDIAWLVPHQANLRIIDATADRMGLSKEKVMINIEKYGNTTAGTLPLCLWEWEPQLKKGDNIVLAAFGGGFTWGATLIKWAYSIDN from the coding sequence ATGAATAAACCACTTGCAGCAATAACCGGTGTCTACGGTTATGTTCCTGAATACAGGCTCACCAACGCCGAACTCGAGAAAATGGTAGACACCTCTGACGAGTGGATCATGTCGAGAACCGGTATAAAAGAACGCCGGATCTTAAAGGGAGAGGGACTGGCAACCAGCGATATGGCTGTTGAAGCTGTAAAGGGGTTGCTTGAAAAAAAAGGATTAAAAGCTACAGATATTGAAATGCTGATCGTGGCAACTACTACGCCCGACATGGCCTTTCCCGCAACAGCGAATATTGTTTGTGATAAATTAGGCTGTGGGCATATTTTAAGTTACGATATTAGTGCTGCATGCAGCGGTTTTTTATACGCCCTCACCACGGGTGCAAAATTTATTGAAACCGGAACATATAAGAGAGTTGTAATTGTTGGGGCGGATAAAATGTCGTCCATCATAAATTATAATGATCGCACTACCTGTGTTATATTTGGAGATGGTGCCGGAGCTGTAATGCTTGAGCCTAGTGAAGATGGAACGGGGATTATTGATTCCATTTTGCGTTCTGACGGTTCAGGAAGACATTACCTACATCAGAAGGCAGGTGGTTCATTAAAACCTGCAAGTCACGAAACAGTTGACAGCAATGAGCACACCGTTTATCAGGAAGGTAAAACAGTGTTCAAATTCGCCGTTAAAAATATGGCAGATGTTTCGGAGGAGATCATGAAACGCAATAATCTGGTGAGTGAAGATATTGCCTGGCTGGTTCCGCATCAGGCAAATTTGAGAATTATTGACGCCACAGCCGACCGTATGGGATTATCCAAAGAAAAAGTGATGATCAATATTGAAAAATACGGAAATACAACAGCGGGAACGCTGCCTTTGTGTTTGTGGGAATGGGAGCCGCAATTGAAAAAAGGAGACAATATAGTATTAGCAGCATTTGGCGGAGGATTTACCTGGGGAGCAACACTGATAAAGTGGGCTTACTCAATTGATAATTGA
- the rpmF gene encoding 50S ribosomal protein L32 — protein sequence MPNPKRRHSKQRTRTRRTHHGVEAPNVINCANCGAPTLYHRVCPECGTYRGKIAIEKKA from the coding sequence ATGCCGAATCCAAAACGACGTCACTCGAAACAAAGAACCCGCACACGCAGAACACATCATGGTGTTGAAGCGCCAAATGTGATCAATTGTGCCAATTGCGGTGCTCCAACTTTGTATCACCGTGTGTGCCCTGAATGTGGAACATACAGAGGAAAAATAGCAATCGAAAAGAAAGCCTGA
- a CDS encoding DUF177 domain-containing protein: protein MKDLRAYQIPFVGLKLEEHHFNFVLEDAFFSHFEDSLVKQGKVFVDLIFDKKDRLFVLNFDISGSVASECDRCGQAFDLPIHGNYTMYVKVGDEREEDKDNEDVIWISDGDSVLDVSEMIYEFVHLSIPIKKTHPDKKNGDPGCDPEILKLLATEKEEEDKKEIDPRWDILNNLSKN from the coding sequence GTGAAAGATTTGAGGGCATACCAGATACCGTTTGTTGGACTAAAGTTGGAAGAGCACCACTTTAATTTTGTGCTGGAAGACGCATTTTTTAGTCACTTCGAGGATAGCCTGGTTAAGCAGGGCAAGGTTTTCGTAGATCTGATTTTTGATAAAAAGGATAGATTGTTCGTTCTTAATTTTGATATTTCAGGCAGTGTTGCCTCCGAGTGCGACCGTTGTGGACAAGCATTTGACCTTCCTATACATGGAAATTATACCATGTATGTAAAGGTGGGAGATGAGCGCGAGGAGGATAAAGATAATGAAGATGTGATCTGGATATCAGATGGGGATTCGGTTTTGGATGTTTCGGAGATGATCTATGAATTTGTTCATTTATCTATTCCCATAAAAAAGACCCATCCCGACAAAAAGAATGGTGACCCTGGGTGTGATCCTGAAATATTAAAGCTGTTAGCAACAGAAAAGGAAGAAGAAGACAAAAAGGAAATTGATCCCCGTTGGGATATTTTAAATAATTTGAGTAAAAATTAA